The Bosea sp. 685 DNA window TGAGCTCGATCCGCGCATGTTCGACGGCCGTTTGCCGGCCTTCGCCAATACGCGCTCGATGCGGGTCGCGGGTGGGCTCGGCACGATTCCGCGAATCGTCGGCGATGCGCATGAGATCTATTTCGGCCGCATCCCGGTCGAGGAGGGGCTGGCGCGGATCGATGCGCTCTACCGGCCCTATCACGCCGGCTTGCGCAGTCTGATCCAGCGCACGCATGGCGCCTTCGGCACCTGCATCCTGGTCGATGCCCATTCGATGCCGTCGAGCGGGCTCGATCGCGACGGGCTCGCCAAGGCCGACGTCATCCTGGGCGATCGCTTCGGCACCAGCGCCTCGGGCTATATCGTCGACATCGCCGAGGAGGCCTTCCGGCGGCTGGGCCTGAGCGTTACGCGCAATCGGCCTTATGCCGGGGGCTTCATCACCGAGCATTACGGCGCGCCGACCTCGGGCGTGCACGCGCTGCAGATCGAGGTCAACCGCGCGCTCTACATGAACGAGGCGACGCTGGAGCCGCATGCCGGCTTTGTGGAACTGGAGCGGGGCGTGACCGCGGCGATGGCGGATTGCTTCGCGCGCTGGAGCGGCTGGCTCGACGAATGGCGCGAGGCGGCCGAATAGAGCATCGGCTCCGAAAAATGGGGCGCGGTTTTCGGAGCAGGCCGATGCGAAATAAAAAATCGCCGACGGCCGGATTGCTTGCGGCCGCAACCCAGAAAAAAGGGCCGCACACTTGCGTGGCGGCCCAAGTCTAGGGAGGAAACGCCCAAGGAGGGCAACGAAGGCTTGAGGTGATCGCCCCTTCGCACTGCACAATATGACGGTGCAGCGCAAAAACGCAAGTGGCTTTGCGTAAAGTCTTATGCGCCATGCGTTAGACGCGGGAATGAACGCGTGTTGCCGGCCGGTTCCCTTGTTTTTCGGCGTTTCCGCTTGCATGACAGGCTCGTGCCGCATGGCTGCGGTCAGGTGCAATGCTGCGCAGCAACAAAATAATGGGAGACTGGTATATGAGCACTGTCGATTTCGGCGCTTTCATTACCGAACTGGCGACGCAGTCCGGTCAGGCGATTCTCCCGTTTTTTCGCGCCCATCATGCCACCGAAGACAAATCGCTCGGCGGCGTGTTCGACCCGGTGACGGAGGCCGACCGGGCCGGCGAGAACGTGATGCGCCATCTGATCAAGCGCAGCTTCCCC harbors:
- a CDS encoding N-formylglutamate amidohydrolase, encoding MSSPTAFFKADPEDVVAEIERPFTLHQPALQVVPVVVDVPHAGRRYPKAFVEGARLPLRSLRRSEDAYIDLLFAQAVALGAPLLVAEFPRAFLDVNREPYELDPRMFDGRLPAFANTRSMRVAGGLGTIPRIVGDAHEIYFGRIPVEEGLARIDALYRPYHAGLRSLIQRTHGAFGTCILVDAHSMPSSGLDRDGLAKADVILGDRFGTSASGYIVDIAEEAFRRLGLSVTRNRPYAGGFITEHYGAPTSGVHALQIEVNRALYMNEATLEPHAGFVELERGVTAAMADCFARWSGWLDEWREAAE